The Micromonospora sp. NBC_00421 genome contains a region encoding:
- a CDS encoding winged helix DNA-binding domain-containing protein, producing the protein MTALALREHPTGRPADVAGVVEWFGAMQAQDAASGLWSLGLRLPGRTEADVRAALERREALRTWPMRGTVHLVPCRDARWMLELTGVRALAGAPARRAVIGLTEAEADRAADVLGAALAGGGRLTRAQCLAALTAAGVDVTGQRGYHLLWYASQRGVTCITPHVGTEQTFALLDEWAPDPHRPARDEALGILARRYFRSHGPTTRQDFTGWTGLTATDAKRAVAVATDAGQLARVQVDGVESYLDPTLLDAPRLPVDDVHVLPGFDEYLLGFKDRTLMVDPAHMSAVVPGGNGVFQSTVVRGGRVIGTWKRRLARTRVTVTVQPLVTLDPSTRQRVEAALEGYARFLALPLHLSW; encoded by the coding sequence ATGACCGCGCTGGCCCTGCGGGAACATCCGACCGGCCGCCCGGCGGACGTCGCCGGGGTGGTGGAGTGGTTCGGGGCCATGCAGGCCCAGGACGCGGCGAGCGGCCTGTGGTCGCTGGGGCTGCGGCTGCCCGGCCGCACCGAGGCCGACGTGCGGGCCGCCCTCGAGCGGCGCGAGGCGCTGCGCACCTGGCCGATGCGCGGCACCGTGCACCTGGTGCCCTGCCGGGACGCCCGCTGGATGCTGGAGTTGACCGGCGTACGGGCACTGGCCGGGGCACCGGCCCGCCGGGCCGTGATCGGGCTGACCGAGGCCGAGGCCGACCGGGCCGCCGACGTGCTCGGCGCGGCGCTGGCCGGCGGCGGCCGGCTGACCCGCGCCCAGTGCCTGGCCGCGCTCACCGCCGCCGGCGTCGACGTCACCGGTCAGCGCGGCTACCACCTGCTCTGGTACGCCAGCCAGCGGGGCGTCACCTGCATCACCCCGCACGTGGGCACCGAGCAGACCTTCGCGCTGCTCGACGAGTGGGCCCCCGACCCGCACCGGCCCGCGCGGGACGAGGCGCTGGGCATCCTGGCCCGCCGGTACTTCCGCAGTCACGGGCCGACGACCCGGCAGGACTTCACCGGCTGGACGGGGCTGACCGCCACCGACGCGAAACGCGCCGTCGCGGTCGCCACCGACGCCGGACAGTTGGCCCGGGTGCAGGTCGACGGGGTGGAGTCGTATCTCGACCCGACGTTGCTCGACGCGCCCCGCCTGCCGGTGGACGACGTGCACGTGCTGCCCGGCTTCGACGAATACCTGCTGGGCTTCAAGGACCGGACCCTGATGGTCGACCCGGCACACATGTCGGCGGTGGTCCCCGGCGGCAACGGGGTCTTCCAGTCCACCGTGGTACGCGGCGGCCGGGTGATCGGCACCTGGAAGCGCCGCCTCGCCCGGACCAGGGTCACCGTGACGGTGCAGCCGCTGGTCACGCTGGACCCGTCGACCAGGCAGCGGGTCGAGGCGGCGTTGGAAGGCTACGCCCGCTTCCTCGCCCTGCCGCTGCACCTCTCCTGGTAG
- a CDS encoding ricin-type beta-trefoil lectin domain protein, whose protein sequence is MPPRKRSAPLIGTILAALVLVAVGANVITNAPPAAAATTAGCGKAPGLNSGTHTIQSGGKSRSFILRLPDSYNNTYPHRLAFGFHWLGGTASAVASGGTDGYPWAYYGMLSQSNNTTIFVAPQGINNGWANTNGEDVTFTDDMIRMIDNALCVDTTQRFSVGFSYGGAMSYSLACSRPTVFRAVAAIAAPGTISGCSGGTQPVAYLGIHGISDNIQNGRSLRDRWLRNNGCAAQNAPEPARGSLTHIITTYSCRAGYPVVWAPFDGGHQQGPVDGCAGCESGARSWVKPEVWRFFTQFGSTPPTTTPPTTPPTTPPPTTTPPTTPPAGEANVMIAGGQSGRCIDVANSSTSNGARLQLWDCHGNSNQRWTHTANRTLTVYGNKCLDASGSGTSNGTVVQIWDCNGGANQQWNRNSNGTITSAQSGLCLDAVGAGTANGTQLNLWACNGGGNQQWATRS, encoded by the coding sequence GTGCCACCTCGCAAACGCTCGGCCCCACTAATCGGGACGATCCTGGCCGCCCTGGTCCTGGTCGCCGTCGGCGCGAACGTCATCACGAACGCGCCACCGGCCGCGGCGGCCACCACTGCCGGCTGCGGCAAGGCCCCGGGGCTGAACAGCGGCACCCACACCATCCAGAGCGGCGGCAAGAGCCGCAGCTTCATCCTCCGGCTCCCCGACAGCTACAACAACACCTACCCACACAGGCTGGCCTTCGGGTTCCACTGGCTGGGCGGCACCGCCAGTGCCGTCGCCTCGGGCGGAACCGACGGCTACCCCTGGGCCTACTACGGCATGCTGTCGCAGTCGAACAACACCACGATCTTCGTCGCCCCACAGGGCATCAACAACGGCTGGGCCAACACCAACGGTGAGGACGTCACCTTCACCGACGACATGATCCGCATGATCGACAACGCGCTCTGCGTCGACACGACGCAACGCTTCTCGGTCGGGTTCAGCTACGGCGGCGCGATGAGCTACTCGTTGGCGTGTTCCCGGCCGACGGTGTTCCGTGCGGTCGCGGCCATCGCCGCCCCCGGAACGATCAGTGGCTGCAGTGGCGGGACCCAACCCGTGGCGTACCTGGGCATTCACGGCATCAGCGACAACATCCAGAACGGCCGGTCACTACGTGACAGGTGGCTCAGGAACAACGGTTGCGCGGCGCAGAACGCTCCCGAGCCCGCGCGGGGCAGCCTGACCCACATCATCACCACCTACTCGTGCCGGGCCGGCTACCCGGTGGTCTGGGCCCCGTTCGACGGGGGCCACCAGCAGGGTCCGGTGGACGGTTGTGCCGGCTGTGAGAGCGGCGCGCGAAGCTGGGTCAAGCCTGAGGTGTGGCGGTTCTTCACCCAGTTCGGATCGACCCCGCCGACCACCACGCCGCCGACCACCCCGCCGACCACGCCGCCGCCGACCACCACGCCGCCGACCACGCCGCCGGCCGGCGAGGCGAACGTGATGATCGCGGGTGGCCAGTCGGGCCGTTGCATCGACGTCGCCAACTCCAGCACGAGCAACGGCGCCCGGTTGCAGCTGTGGGACTGCCACGGCAACAGCAACCAGCGCTGGACCCATACCGCCAACCGCACCCTGACCGTCTACGGCAACAAGTGCCTGGACGCCAGCGGGTCGGGCACCAGCAACGGCACCGTCGTCCAGATCTGGGACTGCAACGGCGGCGCGAACCAGCAGTGGAACCGCAACAGCAACGGGACCATCACCTCCGCCCAGTCGGGACTCTGCCTGGACGCCGTCGGCGCCGGCACCGCCAACGGGACGCAACTCAACCTGTGGGCGTGCAACGGAGGCGGTAACCAGCAATGGGCCACCCGTAGCTGA
- a CDS encoding GNAT family N-acetyltransferase, whose amino-acid sequence MQLRAATAEDWPAIWPFLREIVATGQTYTWPRDVGEDDARRRWLVAPPGRTVVAVDADGTVLGTAKLVANQDGPGDHVANASFMVAPTAAGRGVGRALGVYVLELARGDGYRAMQFNAVVASNTRAVALWESLGFAVVGRVPEGFRHPDLGLVDLLVMHRPLD is encoded by the coding sequence ATGCAGTTGCGCGCCGCCACCGCCGAGGACTGGCCGGCCATCTGGCCCTTCCTGCGGGAGATCGTCGCCACCGGGCAGACGTACACCTGGCCCCGCGACGTCGGCGAGGACGACGCCCGCCGACGGTGGCTGGTCGCCCCGCCGGGTCGTACCGTCGTCGCGGTCGACGCCGACGGGACGGTCCTGGGGACGGCGAAGCTGGTCGCCAACCAGGACGGGCCGGGTGACCACGTGGCGAACGCCAGCTTCATGGTCGCGCCGACGGCGGCGGGTCGCGGCGTCGGCCGGGCCCTCGGGGTGTACGTGCTGGAGCTGGCCCGGGGCGACGGCTACCGGGCGATGCAGTTCAACGCGGTGGTGGCCAGCAACACCCGGGCGGTGGCGCTGTGGGAGTCGTTGGGATTCGCGGTGGTCGGCCGGGTGCCGGAGGGTTTCCGCCATCCCGACCTCGGCCTGGTCGACCTGCTGGTGATGCACCGCCCGCTCGACTGA